The following proteins come from a genomic window of Bactrocera tryoni isolate S06 chromosome 1, CSIRO_BtryS06_freeze2, whole genome shotgun sequence:
- the LOC120771154 gene encoding keratin, type I cytoskeletal 9 isoform X2 has product MAFSTQKEFFHVPFMNETVDYECRKACVKLKTYQSTIDHRSWAMDESLQSRFLSDLITCQTPVGGFGDGDGDDEYDYDYDGDETGEAAGAPGRNRGSGRGGGRAGGRTKRGVGRPVHTDSGYIGEPGMRGDEGAGPSGRGRVGGPGGGGPGGGGPRGGGPRGGGPTGGGPGGSGPGGGGPGSGPGGFSGGGGPGGGGPGGAFPGSADGRGGKLGQSGLIIADSVIACANEQMGRMQDLLLHKKNLEKQLEVSNERLKVSNMENDKIKAIMNNKFDSSHSKDFYNKIQKLTSGGKISKGEENELLQIYNKFEDMSKAYEILQAENAYLKRLMEKLSLRASFEALKVEPEKSNDIAFLQNEVNKLRKELSILRKFEDDKLKGTMDSNRNKMSDQDAETLKAIVKERNALREKCKTFKDLEAKVYELQKIAKEADKMSDSLSNDLDSQSKHINKMEHEMKQMQDYYEDQIAKHKFNEDILRCQLDEMKEELIRARCSAQKAECLQMEISSLRNELMRRELALNDYNCQYNQLMYKAKKFRNSGYCMCNRNPDAGHDNDNCLSDN; this is encoded by the exons ATGGCATTTTCAACACAAAAGGAATTTTTCCATGTCCCCTTTATGAACGAGACGGTCGACTATGAGTGCCGTAAGGCTTGTGTCAAGCTGAAGACCTATCAATCGACCATCGATCATCGCTCTTGGGCCATGGATGAATCGTTGCAATCGAGGTTCCTTTCAGATTTGATCACCTGCCAGACGCCG GTTGGCGGCTTCGGTGATGGTGATGGCGACGATGAGTATGATTACGATTACGATGGTGATGAAACGGGCGAAGCTGCAGGAGCTCCTGGCCGTAATCGTGGCTCTGGACGTGGTGGTGGTCGGGCAGGTGGACGCACTAAAAGAGGCGTCGGTAGGCCAGTTCACACTGACAGCGGTTATATCGGCGAACCGGGTATGAGAGGTGATGAGGGAGCGGGACCTAGTGGGCGTGGACGAGTAGGTGGACCCGGAGGTGGTGGGCCTGGAGGTGGTGGTCCTAGAGGTGGCGGTCCTAGAGGTGGTGGCCCTACAGGTGGTGGACCTGGAGGTAGTGGTCCTGGAGGTGGAGGTCCCGGTAGTGGTCCTGGAGGTTTTTCCGGTGGTGGGGGCCCAGGAGGCGGTGGGCCCGGTGGTGCATTTCCGGGGAGTGCTGATGGGAGGGGAGGTAAGCTTGGTCAAAGTGGTCTTATTATCGCTGATAGCGTAATTGCTTGCGCCAACGAACAAATGGGAAGAATGCAGGATTTGTTACTGCACAAAAAGAATCTCGAGAAACAATTGGAGGTATCGAACGAACGCTTAAAAGTATCCAACATGGAGAATGATAAGATCAAAGCCATTATGAATAACAAATTCGATAGTAGTCATTCGAAAGATTTCTACAACAAAATACAGAAGCTCACATCAGGCGGCAAAATCAGTAAAGGCGAGGAAAATGAACTTTTACAGATTTACAATAAATTCGAAGATATGAGCAAGGCATATGAAATATTACAAGCGGAAAATGCCTATCTAAAGCGACTAATGGAGAAATTGTCATTACGCGCATCGTTCGAAGCACTAAAAGTAGAACCGGAAAAGAGCAACGATATTGCATTCCTACAGAACGAGGTAAACAAGTTGCGTAAAGAGCTCTCCATATTGCGCAAATTTGAAGATGACAAACTGAAGGGCACCATGGACAGCAATCGGAATAAAATGTCTGATCAGGATGCTGAGACGCTTAAGGCGATTGTTAAGGAGCGTAATGCTTTGCGTGAGAAATGCAAAACTTTCAAAGATCTTGAGGCAAAGGTTTACGAGCTGCAGAAGATAGCAAAGGAAGCCGATAAAATGTCTGATAGTCTATCGAACGATTTGGACAGCCAAtctaaacatataaataaaatggaacacgAGATGAAGCAGATGCAGGACTACTACGAAGATCAAATAGCCAAGCATAAGTTTAATGAAGACATACTTAGG TGTCAACTCGACGAAATGAAAGAAGAGCTAATTCGTGCTCGCTGCAGTGCACAAAAAGCCGAGTGCTTGCAAATGGAGATCAGCAGTTTGCGGAACGAGCTGATGCGTCGTGAGCTGGCTCTGAATGACTACAACTGTCAGTACAACCAATTAATG TACAAGGCCAAAAAGTTTAGAAACAGTGGCTATTGTATGTGCAATCGAAACCCAGATGCTGGCCATGATAACGACAATTGTTTGTCGGATAACTGA
- the LOC120771154 gene encoding uncharacterized protein LOC120771154 isoform X1, which yields MAFSTQKEFFHVPFMNETVDYECRKACVKLKTYQSTIDHRSWAMDESLQSRFLSDLITCQTPVGGFGDGDGDDEYDYDYDGDETGEAAGAPGRNRGSGRGGGRAGGRTKRGVGRPVHTDSGYIGEPGMRGDEGAGPSGRGRVGGPGGGGPGGGGPRGGGPRGGGPTGGGPGGSGPGGGGPGSGPGGFSGGGGPGGGGPGGAFPGSADGRGGKLGQSGLIIADSVIACANEQMGRMQDLLLHKKNLEKQLEVSNERLKVSNMENDKIKAIMNNKFDSSHSKDFYNKIQKLTSGGKISKGEENELLQIYNKFEDMSKAYEILQAENAYLKRLMEKLSLRASFEALKVEPEKSNDIAFLQNEVNKLRKELSILRKFEDDKLKGTMDSNRNKMSDQDAETLKAIVKERNALREKCKTFKDLEAKVYELQKIAKEADKMSDSLSNDLDSQSKHINKMEHEMKQMQDYYEDQIAKHKFNEDILRCQLDEMKEELIRARCSAQKAECLQMEISSLRNELMRRELALNDYNCQYNQLMNVIDELQHNAIQNLHDTQTQTCSDYMDDLTFFARATLNEIKKEIKKRGGDGDKIGGPAITDGLSPDECCAELQRLHDMVKQLTRQNEYLQNNVQKAAEDYCAEAFVKLREMEEKYKKSQDDISYLKKDKDALNMHAMDKLNEFSDRVDKMGTDVGKAVKDTAYMDKDLKESMKLVKEISDIQLKNVQLSNAVNALNTRDDQSIIDDLRRQLLEEQAKNKKCQEENKKLRELLEKRGIDPDLATKDIMREVADVQKGGPATGLDVQRGGPFIGPDGQKGTPSGAGQLAGPDKGGPFVGKDIGPEVGKKFESGGGEVVGADVVRKGGPGESAVVGPEAGKKAGPGVADIGGPSAVRKDELDTSGVRGPDAVKAPTPGGGPEATQPVAPGAGPGPAAAKTSGPGAGGPVTGGPGAGGPAVGGPSPGAAGGPPKGAPITGGPGIGGPPAGSPGADPGTGGSPAGGPGTGATTGGPGTGPATSGPGAGPASGGPAAGGPSATGPGAGSPVGGGPAAGGPGPVGPAAGGPTAGGPTAGGPAVGGPVAGGPAADRPGAGPGRVGPAAVGPGTGDTTGGPGTDGPTGGGPGTGATTGGPAAGGPGLGAPTAGAPGAGGPVAGGPAAGGPAAGVPAAGGPAAGNPGAIGPAARRPGAAGPTGDGPATGGPGAVGPAAGIPGAGGPAAGGPAAGGPGAVGPAAGGAGAAGPTGGGPAAGGPGAVGPAAGGPIAAGPTGGGPATGGPGAVGPAAGFPGADGPAVSIPGAGGPAVGGPGPGTGDIGRPGAIRRGEPVVGEGGGPGGYTGDIGPGGADQTRSPGEPDRSGPGLNKIGGAGPVGDGSAIGDGESGGRTGIKPGKGEGIGGGVPGRGPVSRGAPTSGGGKSRRGKGAAASADSDAFQQFIDSNANTMISNIRAGSALEKELRAILNSFMMECGFCFCKSLVPKSKFYALCHKLLHNGIQCMSFRELAYMHRKIFMAADKLHPGCLLSMILTELGFKDGEGLKCCHCKNALCCSNSEEMLKEKVSKLERDIEMAKEYLDSLKGQPKTPKNPYTSTGKTYRNMEDSYSEAVEELLTCRETRPALSRTHSKQMKTLKARIMKCSEMLR from the exons ATGGCATTTTCAACACAAAAGGAATTTTTCCATGTCCCCTTTATGAACGAGACGGTCGACTATGAGTGCCGTAAGGCTTGTGTCAAGCTGAAGACCTATCAATCGACCATCGATCATCGCTCTTGGGCCATGGATGAATCGTTGCAATCGAGGTTCCTTTCAGATTTGATCACCTGCCAGACGCCG GTTGGCGGCTTCGGTGATGGTGATGGCGACGATGAGTATGATTACGATTACGATGGTGATGAAACGGGCGAAGCTGCAGGAGCTCCTGGCCGTAATCGTGGCTCTGGACGTGGTGGTGGTCGGGCAGGTGGACGCACTAAAAGAGGCGTCGGTAGGCCAGTTCACACTGACAGCGGTTATATCGGCGAACCGGGTATGAGAGGTGATGAGGGAGCGGGACCTAGTGGGCGTGGACGAGTAGGTGGACCCGGAGGTGGTGGGCCTGGAGGTGGTGGTCCTAGAGGTGGCGGTCCTAGAGGTGGTGGCCCTACAGGTGGTGGACCTGGAGGTAGTGGTCCTGGAGGTGGAGGTCCCGGTAGTGGTCCTGGAGGTTTTTCCGGTGGTGGGGGCCCAGGAGGCGGTGGGCCCGGTGGTGCATTTCCGGGGAGTGCTGATGGGAGGGGAGGTAAGCTTGGTCAAAGTGGTCTTATTATCGCTGATAGCGTAATTGCTTGCGCCAACGAACAAATGGGAAGAATGCAGGATTTGTTACTGCACAAAAAGAATCTCGAGAAACAATTGGAGGTATCGAACGAACGCTTAAAAGTATCCAACATGGAGAATGATAAGATCAAAGCCATTATGAATAACAAATTCGATAGTAGTCATTCGAAAGATTTCTACAACAAAATACAGAAGCTCACATCAGGCGGCAAAATCAGTAAAGGCGAGGAAAATGAACTTTTACAGATTTACAATAAATTCGAAGATATGAGCAAGGCATATGAAATATTACAAGCGGAAAATGCCTATCTAAAGCGACTAATGGAGAAATTGTCATTACGCGCATCGTTCGAAGCACTAAAAGTAGAACCGGAAAAGAGCAACGATATTGCATTCCTACAGAACGAGGTAAACAAGTTGCGTAAAGAGCTCTCCATATTGCGCAAATTTGAAGATGACAAACTGAAGGGCACCATGGACAGCAATCGGAATAAAATGTCTGATCAGGATGCTGAGACGCTTAAGGCGATTGTTAAGGAGCGTAATGCTTTGCGTGAGAAATGCAAAACTTTCAAAGATCTTGAGGCAAAGGTTTACGAGCTGCAGAAGATAGCAAAGGAAGCCGATAAAATGTCTGATAGTCTATCGAACGATTTGGACAGCCAAtctaaacatataaataaaatggaacacgAGATGAAGCAGATGCAGGACTACTACGAAGATCAAATAGCCAAGCATAAGTTTAATGAAGACATACTTAGG TGTCAACTCGACGAAATGAAAGAAGAGCTAATTCGTGCTCGCTGCAGTGCACAAAAAGCCGAGTGCTTGCAAATGGAGATCAGCAGTTTGCGGAACGAGCTGATGCGTCGTGAGCTGGCTCTGAATGACTACAACTGTCAGTACAACCAATTAATG AATGTCATTGATGAGCTTCAGCATAACGCCATACAAAATCTGCACGATACCCAAACGCAAACCTGCTCGGATTATATGGACGACTTGACCTTCTTCGCGCGCGCCACTTTGAACGAAATCAAGAAAGAGATAAAGAAACGTGGCGGTGACGGTGACAAAATCGGCGGTCCAGCTATTACCGATGGCCTCAGTCCCGATGAGTGTTGCGCTGAGTTACAGCGGCTGCACGATATGGTCAAACAGTTGACAAGACAAAatgaatatttgcaaaataatgtaCAGAAAGCAGCGGAAGATTATTGTGCAGAGGCGTTTGTGAAATTGAGAGAAATGGAGGAGAAATACAAGAAATCCCAAGACGATAtatcatatttgaaaaaagataaGGACGCCCTGAATATGCATGCTATGGATAAACTGAATGAGTTCTCTGATCGTGTGGATAAAATGGGTACAGATGTGGGTAAGGCCGTTAAAGATACCGCTTATATGGATAAGGACTTGAAAGAATCTATGAAATTGGTGAAGGAAATAAGTGACATACAGTTGAAAAATGTTCAATTATCGAATGCCGTGAATGCGCTTAATACACGCGATGATCAGAGCATTATAGACGATTTACGACGGCAATTGCTCGAAGAACAAGCAAAAAATAAGAAGTGCcaggaagaaaataaaaagctaAGAGAACTGCTTGAAAAACGAGGCATTGATCCAGATTTAGCAACTAAGGATATCATGAGGGAAGTGGCGGATGTGCAGAAGGGTGGCCCTGCCACCGGCCTAGACGTTCAAAGGGGTGGTCCTTTCATTGGTCCAGACGGTCAAAAAGGTACACCTTCTGGTGCAGGTCAATTGGCCGGGCCTGATAAAGGCGGTCCATTCGTTGGCAAAGATATTGGCCCAGAAGTTGGAAAGAAATTTGAGAGCGGCGGCGGTGAAGTGGTTGGTGCAGATGTTGTAAGAAAAGGTGGTCCTGGCGAAAGTGCAGTTGTTGGACCGGAAGCTGGTAAAAAAGCTGGTCCTGGCGTGGCTGATATAGGTGGTCCAAGTGCTGTTAGAAAAGATGAGCTTGATACTTCTGGAGTAAGAGGTCCAGATGCTGTTAAAGCACCTACGCCAGGTGGCGGGCCTGAAGCTACGCAACCGGTTGCACCCGGTGCCGGTCCCGGCCCAGCTGCTGCCAAAACAAGTGGTCCTGGAGCAGGTGGACCTGTTACTGGGGGTCCTGGTGCAGGTGGCCCTGCCGTGGGTGGTCCTAGTCCTGGTGCTGCGGGTGGACCTCCAAAAGGTGCGCCAATTACTGGCGGCCCTGGTATTGGTGGTCCGCCTGCAGGCAGTCCTGGTGCAGATCCCGGTACAGGTGGTTCGCCTGCTGGAGGTCCAGGCACAGGAGCCACTACAGGTGGTCCTGGTACAGGTCCCGCCACAAGTGGTCCTGGTGCAGGACCCGCTTCAGGTGGTCCGGCTGCTGGTGGTCCATCTGCCACTGGTCCAGGTGCAGGTAGCCCTGTTGGGGGTGGTCCTGCTGCGGGAGGGCCTGGTCCAGTTGGACCTGCTGCTGGTGGTCCTACTGCGGGTGGACCTACTGCTGGCGGTCCTGCTGTGGGGGGACCTGTTGCTGGTGGTCCGGCTGCTGATCGTCCTGGTGCAGGTCCCGGTAGAGTTGGTCCGGCTGCCGTAGGCCCAGGGACAGGAGACACTACAGGGGGTCCCGGTACAGATGGTCCAACTGGTGGGGGCCCAGGGACAGGCGCCACTACAGGTGGTCCTGCTGCTGGCGGTCCTGGTTTAGGTGCACCTACTGCGGGTGCTCCTGGTGCTGGTGGCCCGGTTGCTGGTGGACCTGCTGCTGGTGGTCCTGCTGCTGGTGTTCCTGCTGCAGGCGGTCCTGCTGCTGGTAATCCTGGTGCAATTGGTCCAGCCGCGAGACGTCCGGGTGCTGCTGGTCCCACTGGGGATGGTCCTGCTACGGGCGGCCCTGGCGCAGTTGGCCCTGCTGCCGGTATTCCTGGAGCAGGTGGCCCAGCTGCTGGTGGTCCTGCTGCTGGTGGTCCTGGTGCAGTTGGTCCTGCTGCGGGCGGTGCGGGTGCTGCTGGTCCCACTGGAGGTGGTCCTGCAGCAGGCGGTCCTGGTGCAGTTGGTCCTGCTGCGGGCGGTCCGATTGCTGCTGGCCCCACGGGGGGTGGTCCTGCTACGGGAGGTCCTGGCGCAGTTGGCCCTGCTGCTGGTTTTCCTGGTGCTGATGGCCCTGCTGTCAGTATTCCTGGTGCAGGTGGCCCAGCTGTGGGTGGTCCTGGCCCCGGTACGGGAGACATTGGCCGACCTGGCGCTATTCGAAGAGGTGAACCTGTTGTCGGTGAAGGTGGTGGGCCTGGAGGATATACAGGAGACATTGGTCCTGGAGGCGCTGATCAAACACGTAGTCCTGGAGAACCGGATCGAAGTGGTCCAGGCTTAAATAAAATTGGTGGTGCAGGTCCCGTAGGGGACGGCTCCGCAATCGGTGACGGAGAAAGTGGTGGTAGAACAGGCATTAAACCTGGAAAGGGAGAAGGTATTGGTGGCGGTGTTCCTGGTAGAGGACCTGTTAGTCGAGGTGCACCCACTTCTGGTGGAGGCAAAAGTCGTAGAGGAAAAGGCGCAGCCGCATCAGCAGATTCAGATGCATTCCAACAATTTATCGACTCTAATGCCAACACAATGATTTCGAATATAAGGGCGGGCAGTGCACTCGAAAAGGAATTACGTGCGATTCTGAATTCCTTCATGATGGAATGTGGTTTCTGCTTTTGCAAAAGTTTAGTGCCGAAAAGTAAATTTTACGCACTTTGCCACAAACTACTGCACAATGGCATTCAGTGCATGTCTTTCCGCGAGTTAGCGTACATGCATAGAAAGATATTTATGGCCGCTGACAAGTTGCATCCAGGATGTCTATTAAGCATGATACTAACCGAACTGGGCTTCAAGGATGGCGAGGGTCTCAAGTGTTGCCATTGCAAAAACGCTCTCTGTTGCAGCAACTCCGAGGAAATGCTCAAAGAAAAGG taaGCAAGTTGGAGCGTGATATTGAAATGGCAAAGGAATATTTGGACAGTTTGAAAGGGCAACCAAAAACGCCGAAAAATCCCTATACCTCAACTGGAAAGACATACCGAAACATGGAAGATAGCTATTCAGAAGCCGTAGAAGA GCTTCTGACATGTCGAGAAACAAGGCCTGCTTTGTCCAGAACACACAGCAAACAAATGAAGACTCTTAAG GCGCGCATAATGAAATGCTCCGAAATGCTGCGGTGA
- the LOC120771154 gene encoding keratin, type I cytoskeletal 9 isoform X3, with protein sequence MAFSTQKEFFHVPFMNETVDYECRKACVKLKTYQSTIDHRSWAMDESLQSRFLSDLITCQTPVGGFGDGDGDDEYDYDYDGDETGEAAGAPGRNRGSGRGGGRAGGRTKRGVGRPVHTDSGYIGEPGMRGDEGAGPSGRGRVGGPGGGGPGGGGPRGGGPRGGGPTGGGPGGSGPGGGGPGSGPGGFSGGGGPGGGGPGGAFPGSADGRGGKLGQSGLIIADSVIACANEQMGRMQDLLLHKKNLEKQLEVSNERLKVSNMENDKIKAIMNNKFDSSHSKDFYNKIQKLTSGGKISKGEENELLQIYNKFEDMSKAYEILQAENAYLKRLMEKLSLRASFEALKVEPEKSNDIAFLQNEVNKLRKELSILRKFEDDKLKGTMDSNRNKMSDQDAETLKAIVKERNALREKCKTFKDLEAKVYELQKIAKEADKMSDSLSNDLDSQSKHINKMEHEMKQMQDYYEDQIAKHKFNEDILRCQLDEMKEELIRARCSAQKAECLQMEISSLRNELMRRELALNDYNCQYNQLMRQFVEMGLKSKCRKRVRFRQVCSSCVRIDRHTWPADSDTETEVKADKYKKENILCKTNAIENTKTKEKGTDDTDTEY encoded by the exons ATGGCATTTTCAACACAAAAGGAATTTTTCCATGTCCCCTTTATGAACGAGACGGTCGACTATGAGTGCCGTAAGGCTTGTGTCAAGCTGAAGACCTATCAATCGACCATCGATCATCGCTCTTGGGCCATGGATGAATCGTTGCAATCGAGGTTCCTTTCAGATTTGATCACCTGCCAGACGCCG GTTGGCGGCTTCGGTGATGGTGATGGCGACGATGAGTATGATTACGATTACGATGGTGATGAAACGGGCGAAGCTGCAGGAGCTCCTGGCCGTAATCGTGGCTCTGGACGTGGTGGTGGTCGGGCAGGTGGACGCACTAAAAGAGGCGTCGGTAGGCCAGTTCACACTGACAGCGGTTATATCGGCGAACCGGGTATGAGAGGTGATGAGGGAGCGGGACCTAGTGGGCGTGGACGAGTAGGTGGACCCGGAGGTGGTGGGCCTGGAGGTGGTGGTCCTAGAGGTGGCGGTCCTAGAGGTGGTGGCCCTACAGGTGGTGGACCTGGAGGTAGTGGTCCTGGAGGTGGAGGTCCCGGTAGTGGTCCTGGAGGTTTTTCCGGTGGTGGGGGCCCAGGAGGCGGTGGGCCCGGTGGTGCATTTCCGGGGAGTGCTGATGGGAGGGGAGGTAAGCTTGGTCAAAGTGGTCTTATTATCGCTGATAGCGTAATTGCTTGCGCCAACGAACAAATGGGAAGAATGCAGGATTTGTTACTGCACAAAAAGAATCTCGAGAAACAATTGGAGGTATCGAACGAACGCTTAAAAGTATCCAACATGGAGAATGATAAGATCAAAGCCATTATGAATAACAAATTCGATAGTAGTCATTCGAAAGATTTCTACAACAAAATACAGAAGCTCACATCAGGCGGCAAAATCAGTAAAGGCGAGGAAAATGAACTTTTACAGATTTACAATAAATTCGAAGATATGAGCAAGGCATATGAAATATTACAAGCGGAAAATGCCTATCTAAAGCGACTAATGGAGAAATTGTCATTACGCGCATCGTTCGAAGCACTAAAAGTAGAACCGGAAAAGAGCAACGATATTGCATTCCTACAGAACGAGGTAAACAAGTTGCGTAAAGAGCTCTCCATATTGCGCAAATTTGAAGATGACAAACTGAAGGGCACCATGGACAGCAATCGGAATAAAATGTCTGATCAGGATGCTGAGACGCTTAAGGCGATTGTTAAGGAGCGTAATGCTTTGCGTGAGAAATGCAAAACTTTCAAAGATCTTGAGGCAAAGGTTTACGAGCTGCAGAAGATAGCAAAGGAAGCCGATAAAATGTCTGATAGTCTATCGAACGATTTGGACAGCCAAtctaaacatataaataaaatggaacacgAGATGAAGCAGATGCAGGACTACTACGAAGATCAAATAGCCAAGCATAAGTTTAATGAAGACATACTTAGG TGTCAACTCGACGAAATGAAAGAAGAGCTAATTCGTGCTCGCTGCAGTGCACAAAAAGCCGAGTGCTTGCAAATGGAGATCAGCAGTTTGCGGAACGAGCTGATGCGTCGTGAGCTGGCTCTGAATGACTACAACTGTCAGTACAACCAATTAATG CGGCAGTTTGTAGAAATGGGCTTGAAGAGCAAGTGCAGGAAAAGAGTTCGTTTTCGACAAGTTTGCTCTTCCTGCGTACGCATTGACCGACATACATGGCCAGCAGACTCGGATACAGAAACGGAAGTAAAAGCTGATAAATATAAGAAGGAGAACATATTATGTAAAACAAATGCTATAGAAAATACTAAAACCAAAGAGAAGGGCACTGATGACACTGATACAGAGTACtga